The Mus musculus strain C57BL/6J chromosome 2, GRCm38.p6 C57BL/6J genome has a window encoding:
- the Zfp661 gene encoding zinc finger protein 2 isoform X1, producing MEGPCHVGQDPRNAHSHIFSPPHFFLTRTLILPYQSSIGENGCRVSAYQMSDDEWKRLVPVQRALYKAVMLENYESIISLGLPVPRPDVILQFKRRGEPWIRGFHGSEEKTWPESVSLDLETKPETLDASRGTLREIHRKQSSLCPKREIQTLTGGPEPEKESPKARTCKKPLSLDKGLHQMSAPSKKALTKHQDQECSECGKTFFDHSSLIRHQRTHTGEKPYDCPECGKAFSHRSSLSRHLMFHTGESPYECDACGKAFFDRSSLTVHQRIHTGEKPFKCNDCGKAFFDRSSLTRHQRIHTGESPYECQQCGKAFSQKSILTRHLLTHTGRKPYECRDCGKAFYGVTSLNRHQKVHTEEPRYQCSECGKAFFDRSSLTQHQKIHTGDKPYECGECGKAFSQRCRLTRHQRVHTGEKPFECSVCGKEFSSKSSIIQHQRRYAKQGIDRGGSMS from the exons ATGGAGGGGCCTTGCCACGTGGGTCAGGACCCCAGAAATGCTCATTCTCATATCTTTTCTCCCCCACACTTTTTCCTCACTAGGACTCTTATCCTTCCCTACCAGAGCAGCATAGGAGAGAATGGCTGCCGTGTCTCCGCCTACCAGATGTCAG ATGACGAGTGGAAGCGTCTGGTACCCGTGCAGAGGGCTCTCTACAAGGCCGTGATGCTAGAGAACTATGAGAGCATCATCTCTCTGG GTCTTCCTGTTCCTCGACCTGATGTGATTCTTCAGTTCAAGAGAAGGGGCGAGCCCTGGATTCGGGGTTTTCATGGATCTGAGGAGAAAACATGGCCAGAGAGTGTCTCTCTAG ACTTGGAAACTAAGCCTGAGACCCTAGATGCTTCAAGAGGCACACTGAGAGAAATCCATAGAAAGCAAAGTTCTCTATGCCCTAAACGAGAAATCCAAACACTAACAGGTGGGCCGGAACCAGAGAAGGAAAGTCCCAAAGCAAGGACTTGCAAAAAGCCCCTTTCCTTGGATAAAGGCTTGCATCAAATGTCAGCTCCATCCAAGAAAGCCCTCACTAAACACCAAGACCAGGAATGTAGTGAGTGTGGGAAGACCTTCTTTGACCATTCGTCCCTCATCCGACACCAGAggactcacactggagagaagccatATGACTGTCCCGAGTGTGGGAAGGCCTTCAGCCACAGGAGCAGTCTCAGTAGACATCTGATGTTCCACACCGGAGAGAGTCCGTACGAGTGTGATGCATGTGGCAAGGCCTTCTTTGACCGTTCATCCCTAACTGTGCATCAGCGGATTCACACAGGGGAGAAGCCGTTTAAATGCAATGACTGTGGCAAAGCCTTCTTCGACCGCTCATCCCTCACTCGCCACCAGAGAATCCATACCGGAGAGAGTCCCTACGAATGCCagcagtgtgggaaagccttcagccAGAAAAGCATTCTCACTCGGCACCTGCTGACCCACACTGGCAGGAAGCCTTACGAATGCAGGGACTGTGGGAAAGCATTCTATGGCGTCACCTCCctaaacagacaccaaaaagtGCACACTGAGGAGCCCCGCTATCAGTGCAGCGAGTGTGGCAAAGCTTTCTTTGACCGCTCTTCTCTTACGCAGCACCAGAAGATACACACTGGAGACAAGCCATATGAGTGCGGCGAGTGTGGAAAGGCCTTCAGCCAGAGGTGCCGGCTCACGAGACATCAGAGAGTTCATACGGGGGAGAAACCCTTTGAGTGCAGTGTGTGCGGCAAAGAGTTCAGCTCTAAGTCCTCCATTATTCAGCATCAGAGACGTTACGCCAAACAAGGGATAGACAGAGGGGGAAGCATGAGCTAG
- the Zfp661 gene encoding zinc finger protein 2 isoform a (isoform a is encoded by transcript variant 3) has product MAAVSPPTRCQALVTFEDVAVTFTDDEWKRLVPVQRALYKAVMLENYESIISLGLPVPRPDVILQFKRRGEPWIRGFHGSEEKTWPESVSLDLETKPETLDASRGTLREIHRKQSSLCPKREIQTLTGGPEPEKESPKARTCKKPLSLDKGLHQMSAPSKKALTKHQDQECSECGKTFFDHSSLIRHQRTHTGEKPYDCPECGKAFSHRSSLSRHLMFHTGESPYECDACGKAFFDRSSLTVHQRIHTGEKPFKCNDCGKAFFDRSSLTRHQRIHTGESPYECQQCGKAFSQKSILTRHLLTHTGRKPYECRDCGKAFYGVTSLNRHQKVHTEEPRYQCSECGKAFFDRSSLTQHQKIHTGDKPYECGECGKAFSQRCRLTRHQRVHTGEKPFECSVCGKEFSSKSSIIQHQRRYAKQGIDRGGSMS; this is encoded by the exons ATGGCTGCCGTGTCTCCGCCTACCAGATGTCAG GCATTGGTGACATTTGAAGATGTGGCGGTGACTTTCACAGATGACGAGTGGAAGCGTCTGGTACCCGTGCAGAGGGCTCTCTACAAGGCCGTGATGCTAGAGAACTATGAGAGCATCATCTCTCTGG GTCTTCCTGTTCCTCGACCTGATGTGATTCTTCAGTTCAAGAGAAGGGGCGAGCCCTGGATTCGGGGTTTTCATGGATCTGAGGAGAAAACATGGCCAGAGAGTGTCTCTCTAG ACTTGGAAACTAAGCCTGAGACCCTAGATGCTTCAAGAGGCACACTGAGAGAAATCCATAGAAAGCAAAGTTCTCTATGCCCTAAACGAGAAATCCAAACACTAACAGGTGGGCCGGAACCAGAGAAGGAAAGTCCCAAAGCAAGGACTTGCAAAAAGCCCCTTTCCTTGGATAAAGGCTTGCATCAAATGTCAGCTCCATCCAAGAAAGCCCTCACTAAACACCAAGACCAGGAATGTAGTGAGTGTGGGAAGACCTTCTTTGACCATTCGTCCCTCATCCGACACCAGAggactcacactggagagaagccatATGACTGTCCCGAGTGTGGGAAGGCCTTCAGCCACAGGAGCAGTCTCAGTAGACATCTGATGTTCCACACCGGAGAGAGTCCGTACGAGTGTGATGCATGTGGCAAGGCCTTCTTTGACCGTTCATCCCTAACTGTGCATCAGCGGATTCACACAGGGGAGAAGCCGTTTAAATGCAATGACTGTGGCAAAGCCTTCTTCGACCGCTCATCCCTCACTCGCCACCAGAGAATCCATACCGGAGAGAGTCCCTACGAATGCCagcagtgtgggaaagccttcagccAGAAAAGCATTCTCACTCGGCACCTGCTGACCCACACTGGCAGGAAGCCTTACGAATGCAGGGACTGTGGGAAAGCATTCTATGGCGTCACCTCCctaaacagacaccaaaaagtGCACACTGAGGAGCCCCGCTATCAGTGCAGCGAGTGTGGCAAAGCTTTCTTTGACCGCTCTTCTCTTACGCAGCACCAGAAGATACACACTGGAGACAAGCCATATGAGTGCGGCGAGTGTGGAAAGGCCTTCAGCCAGAGGTGCCGGCTCACGAGACATCAGAGAGTTCATACGGGGGAGAAACCCTTTGAGTGCAGTGTGTGCGGCAAAGAGTTCAGCTCTAAGTCCTCCATTATTCAGCATCAGAGACGTTACGCCAAACAAGGGATAGACAGAGGGGGAAGCATGAGCTAG
- the Zfp661 gene encoding zinc finger protein 2 isoform X2 yields the protein MIGAQRPKIFAQAHCLPDTRRTLILPYQSSIGENGCRVSAYQMSDDEWKRLVPVQRALYKAVMLENYESIISLGLPVPRPDVILQFKRRGEPWIRGFHGSEEKTWPESVSLDLETKPETLDASRGTLREIHRKQSSLCPKREIQTLTGGPEPEKESPKARTCKKPLSLDKGLHQMSAPSKKALTKHQDQECSECGKTFFDHSSLIRHQRTHTGEKPYDCPECGKAFSHRSSLSRHLMFHTGESPYECDACGKAFFDRSSLTVHQRIHTGEKPFKCNDCGKAFFDRSSLTRHQRIHTGESPYECQQCGKAFSQKSILTRHLLTHTGRKPYECRDCGKAFYGVTSLNRHQKVHTEEPRYQCSECGKAFFDRSSLTQHQKIHTGDKPYECGECGKAFSQRCRLTRHQRVHTGEKPFECSVCGKEFSSKSSIIQHQRRYAKQGIDRGGSMS from the exons ATGATTGGAGCTCAGAGGCCGAAGATCTTCGCGCAGGCGCACTGCCTTCCCGACACGAGGCG GACTCTTATCCTTCCCTACCAGAGCAGCATAGGAGAGAATGGCTGCCGTGTCTCCGCCTACCAGATGTCAG ATGACGAGTGGAAGCGTCTGGTACCCGTGCAGAGGGCTCTCTACAAGGCCGTGATGCTAGAGAACTATGAGAGCATCATCTCTCTGG GTCTTCCTGTTCCTCGACCTGATGTGATTCTTCAGTTCAAGAGAAGGGGCGAGCCCTGGATTCGGGGTTTTCATGGATCTGAGGAGAAAACATGGCCAGAGAGTGTCTCTCTAG ACTTGGAAACTAAGCCTGAGACCCTAGATGCTTCAAGAGGCACACTGAGAGAAATCCATAGAAAGCAAAGTTCTCTATGCCCTAAACGAGAAATCCAAACACTAACAGGTGGGCCGGAACCAGAGAAGGAAAGTCCCAAAGCAAGGACTTGCAAAAAGCCCCTTTCCTTGGATAAAGGCTTGCATCAAATGTCAGCTCCATCCAAGAAAGCCCTCACTAAACACCAAGACCAGGAATGTAGTGAGTGTGGGAAGACCTTCTTTGACCATTCGTCCCTCATCCGACACCAGAggactcacactggagagaagccatATGACTGTCCCGAGTGTGGGAAGGCCTTCAGCCACAGGAGCAGTCTCAGTAGACATCTGATGTTCCACACCGGAGAGAGTCCGTACGAGTGTGATGCATGTGGCAAGGCCTTCTTTGACCGTTCATCCCTAACTGTGCATCAGCGGATTCACACAGGGGAGAAGCCGTTTAAATGCAATGACTGTGGCAAAGCCTTCTTCGACCGCTCATCCCTCACTCGCCACCAGAGAATCCATACCGGAGAGAGTCCCTACGAATGCCagcagtgtgggaaagccttcagccAGAAAAGCATTCTCACTCGGCACCTGCTGACCCACACTGGCAGGAAGCCTTACGAATGCAGGGACTGTGGGAAAGCATTCTATGGCGTCACCTCCctaaacagacaccaaaaagtGCACACTGAGGAGCCCCGCTATCAGTGCAGCGAGTGTGGCAAAGCTTTCTTTGACCGCTCTTCTCTTACGCAGCACCAGAAGATACACACTGGAGACAAGCCATATGAGTGCGGCGAGTGTGGAAAGGCCTTCAGCCAGAGGTGCCGGCTCACGAGACATCAGAGAGTTCATACGGGGGAGAAACCCTTTGAGTGCAGTGTGTGCGGCAAAGAGTTCAGCTCTAAGTCCTCCATTATTCAGCATCAGAGACGTTACGCCAAACAAGGGATAGACAGAGGGGGAAGCATGAGCTAG
- the Zfp661 gene encoding zinc finger protein 2 isoform b (isoform b is encoded by transcript variant 4): MSDDEWKRLVPVQRALYKAVMLENYESIISLGLPVPRPDVILQFKRRGEPWIRGFHGSEEKTWPESVSLDLETKPETLDASRGTLREIHRKQSSLCPKREIQTLTGGPEPEKESPKARTCKKPLSLDKGLHQMSAPSKKALTKHQDQECSECGKTFFDHSSLIRHQRTHTGEKPYDCPECGKAFSHRSSLSRHLMFHTGESPYECDACGKAFFDRSSLTVHQRIHTGEKPFKCNDCGKAFFDRSSLTRHQRIHTGESPYECQQCGKAFSQKSILTRHLLTHTGRKPYECRDCGKAFYGVTSLNRHQKVHTEEPRYQCSECGKAFFDRSSLTQHQKIHTGDKPYECGECGKAFSQRCRLTRHQRVHTGEKPFECSVCGKEFSSKSSIIQHQRRYAKQGIDRGGSMS, encoded by the exons ATGTCAG ATGACGAGTGGAAGCGTCTGGTACCCGTGCAGAGGGCTCTCTACAAGGCCGTGATGCTAGAGAACTATGAGAGCATCATCTCTCTGG GTCTTCCTGTTCCTCGACCTGATGTGATTCTTCAGTTCAAGAGAAGGGGCGAGCCCTGGATTCGGGGTTTTCATGGATCTGAGGAGAAAACATGGCCAGAGAGTGTCTCTCTAG ACTTGGAAACTAAGCCTGAGACCCTAGATGCTTCAAGAGGCACACTGAGAGAAATCCATAGAAAGCAAAGTTCTCTATGCCCTAAACGAGAAATCCAAACACTAACAGGTGGGCCGGAACCAGAGAAGGAAAGTCCCAAAGCAAGGACTTGCAAAAAGCCCCTTTCCTTGGATAAAGGCTTGCATCAAATGTCAGCTCCATCCAAGAAAGCCCTCACTAAACACCAAGACCAGGAATGTAGTGAGTGTGGGAAGACCTTCTTTGACCATTCGTCCCTCATCCGACACCAGAggactcacactggagagaagccatATGACTGTCCCGAGTGTGGGAAGGCCTTCAGCCACAGGAGCAGTCTCAGTAGACATCTGATGTTCCACACCGGAGAGAGTCCGTACGAGTGTGATGCATGTGGCAAGGCCTTCTTTGACCGTTCATCCCTAACTGTGCATCAGCGGATTCACACAGGGGAGAAGCCGTTTAAATGCAATGACTGTGGCAAAGCCTTCTTCGACCGCTCATCCCTCACTCGCCACCAGAGAATCCATACCGGAGAGAGTCCCTACGAATGCCagcagtgtgggaaagccttcagccAGAAAAGCATTCTCACTCGGCACCTGCTGACCCACACTGGCAGGAAGCCTTACGAATGCAGGGACTGTGGGAAAGCATTCTATGGCGTCACCTCCctaaacagacaccaaaaagtGCACACTGAGGAGCCCCGCTATCAGTGCAGCGAGTGTGGCAAAGCTTTCTTTGACCGCTCTTCTCTTACGCAGCACCAGAAGATACACACTGGAGACAAGCCATATGAGTGCGGCGAGTGTGGAAAGGCCTTCAGCCAGAGGTGCCGGCTCACGAGACATCAGAGAGTTCATACGGGGGAGAAACCCTTTGAGTGCAGTGTGTGCGGCAAAGAGTTCAGCTCTAAGTCCTCCATTATTCAGCATCAGAGACGTTACGCCAAACAAGGGATAGACAGAGGGGGAAGCATGAGCTAG
- the Zfp661 gene encoding zinc finger protein 2 isoform X4: protein MRASSLWVSIISLGLPVPRPDVILQFKRRGEPWIRGFHGSEEKTWPESVSLDLETKPETLDASRGTLREIHRKQSSLCPKREIQTLTGGPEPEKESPKARTCKKPLSLDKGLHQMSAPSKKALTKHQDQECSECGKTFFDHSSLIRHQRTHTGEKPYDCPECGKAFSHRSSLSRHLMFHTGESPYECDACGKAFFDRSSLTVHQRIHTGEKPFKCNDCGKAFFDRSSLTRHQRIHTGESPYECQQCGKAFSQKSILTRHLLTHTGRKPYECRDCGKAFYGVTSLNRHQKVHTEEPRYQCSECGKAFFDRSSLTQHQKIHTGDKPYECGECGKAFSQRCRLTRHQRVHTGEKPFECSVCGKEFSSKSSIIQHQRRYAKQGIDRGGSMS, encoded by the exons ATGAGAGCATCATCTCTCTGGGTGAGCATCATCTCACTGG GTCTTCCTGTTCCTCGACCTGATGTGATTCTTCAGTTCAAGAGAAGGGGCGAGCCCTGGATTCGGGGTTTTCATGGATCTGAGGAGAAAACATGGCCAGAGAGTGTCTCTCTAG ACTTGGAAACTAAGCCTGAGACCCTAGATGCTTCAAGAGGCACACTGAGAGAAATCCATAGAAAGCAAAGTTCTCTATGCCCTAAACGAGAAATCCAAACACTAACAGGTGGGCCGGAACCAGAGAAGGAAAGTCCCAAAGCAAGGACTTGCAAAAAGCCCCTTTCCTTGGATAAAGGCTTGCATCAAATGTCAGCTCCATCCAAGAAAGCCCTCACTAAACACCAAGACCAGGAATGTAGTGAGTGTGGGAAGACCTTCTTTGACCATTCGTCCCTCATCCGACACCAGAggactcacactggagagaagccatATGACTGTCCCGAGTGTGGGAAGGCCTTCAGCCACAGGAGCAGTCTCAGTAGACATCTGATGTTCCACACCGGAGAGAGTCCGTACGAGTGTGATGCATGTGGCAAGGCCTTCTTTGACCGTTCATCCCTAACTGTGCATCAGCGGATTCACACAGGGGAGAAGCCGTTTAAATGCAATGACTGTGGCAAAGCCTTCTTCGACCGCTCATCCCTCACTCGCCACCAGAGAATCCATACCGGAGAGAGTCCCTACGAATGCCagcagtgtgggaaagccttcagccAGAAAAGCATTCTCACTCGGCACCTGCTGACCCACACTGGCAGGAAGCCTTACGAATGCAGGGACTGTGGGAAAGCATTCTATGGCGTCACCTCCctaaacagacaccaaaaagtGCACACTGAGGAGCCCCGCTATCAGTGCAGCGAGTGTGGCAAAGCTTTCTTTGACCGCTCTTCTCTTACGCAGCACCAGAAGATACACACTGGAGACAAGCCATATGAGTGCGGCGAGTGTGGAAAGGCCTTCAGCCAGAGGTGCCGGCTCACGAGACATCAGAGAGTTCATACGGGGGAGAAACCCTTTGAGTGCAGTGTGTGCGGCAAAGAGTTCAGCTCTAAGTCCTCCATTATTCAGCATCAGAGACGTTACGCCAAACAAGGGATAGACAGAGGGGGAAGCATGAGCTAG